From Schistocerca americana isolate TAMUIC-IGC-003095 chromosome 9, iqSchAmer2.1, whole genome shotgun sequence, the proteins below share one genomic window:
- the LOC124550896 gene encoding mucin-5AC-like: MELVVTLPAEVFRCRICFVTKAAGRPTFGEYKDHSALLRHYRRLHDPETVPVFECQFCGRRDPRLKTLRLHQRLCNADSATPGAASRGRVSMGHDAVSGSLGHPERSAGGRSQARAPEASRTGPSSLVSAGRKPQAKAAREVSTIGRLALDNREGLWPQPSPVPEASRTDRLDLGLTYAAVLTRSSVVGSQAALPSPCVSVQASATPRTAVVATPASCVLCVRTPRRSGIPLPTRSATSTASPRVPSASSGGEGSPLPTPAAERVAPARGAVSDKGRGSPLPAPAIAPSGVRWPRRAAAAGASRPPSVGSVGTGLGLPPAFATPPTGGSAVRANSGRQAASLAATVGVVIHGAAAPPVDAPKAARPADAPDGVVLVRSQTYTRRVSSALPAVTSSDARHSVSAQAGSATNQKAPVTDNEWHVVTPRRDRRRAAGRRPPPPDRRRIIPPSPRNSGPARANAPGRPARATHRVSRAGGRARATAGPSVGGAANNSRGALGPSARPARVTPRDARPARATPATPTTTAPSGSDRRAPSPRACLSPP; this comes from the coding sequence ATGGAGCTTGTGGTGACGCTGCCGGCGGAGGTCTTCCGCTGCCGGATCTGCTTCGTCACCAAGGCTGCCGGGAGACCAACTTTTGGCGAGTACAAGGACCACTCGGCCCTTCTCCGCCACTACAGGAGGCTGCACGACCCGGAAACGGTTCCCGTTTTCGAGTGTCAGTTTTGCGGCCGACGCGACCCGCGGCTGAAGACGCTGCGGCTACACCAGCGGCTCTGCAATGCAGATTCCGCAACCCCCGGCGCTGCCAGTCGGGGGAGAGTGAGTATGGGACACGATGCCGTGTCTggctctctggggcacccagagaggTCAGCCGGCGGGAGGTCACAGGCGAGGGCCCCCGAAGCTAGTAGGACAGGCCCTTCGTCCTTAGTTAGTGCTGGGCGAAAGCCACAGGCGAAAGCGGCTCGGGAAGTTAGTACCATAGGCCGCCTAGCCTTAGATAATAGAGAGGGGCTATGGCCACAGCCCAGTCCGGTCCCCGAAGCTAGTAGGACAGACCGGCTGGACTTAGGATTAACATACGCGGCGGTCCTGACCCGCAGCAGCGTGGTGGGCTCACAGGCTGCCTTGCCCTCACCCTGTGTGAGTGTGCAGGCGTCTGCGACGCCCAGGACGGCGGTGGttgccacccccgcgtcgtgtgtaCTCTGTGTGCGCACGCCGAGGAGGTCTGGCATCCCCCTGCCGACACGCTCCGCGACGTCAACCGCGTCGCCACGAGTGCCGAGCGCAAGTTCGGGAGGTGAAGGCAGCCCGCTGCCGACGCCTGCCGCCGAACGCGTCGCTCCGGCCAGAGGCGCAGTGTCCGACAAAGGCCGCGGCTCGCCGCTGCCCGCGCCGGCCATTGCACCCAGTGGCGTACGCTGGCCACGTCGTGCGGCTGCCGCAGGCGCCtcccgcccgccatctgtcgggagCGTGGGTACCGGCCTGGGACTGCCGCCCGCATTCGCTACGCCGCCAACAGGTGGCTCTGCGGTGCGGGCGAACAGTGGCAGGCAGGCTGCCTCGCTCGCCGCGACCGTTGGTGTTGTCATTCACGGCGCAGCCGCGCCGCCGGTTGACGCACCAAAGGCCGCGCGCCCGGCGGATGCACCGGATGGTGTGGTGCTTGTGCGGTCGCAGACGTACACGCGCCGCGTTTCCTCTGCCCTGCCGGCGGTTACGTCGAGTGACGCCCGTCACTCCGTCTCCGCTCAGGCAGGGAGTGCTACTAATCAGAAAGCTCCTGTTACAGATAACGAGTGGCACGTAGTCACCCCACGGAGGGACAGACGCCGTGCTGCAGGACGCAGACCACCGCCCCCGGACCGACGGCGCATCATACCGCCCAGTCCGCGTAACAGCGGCCCGGCGCGAGCCAACGCGCCTGggcggccggcgcgagctacacatCGTGTATCTCGCGCCGGCGGCAGGGCGCGGGCGACCGCTGGGCCATCTGTTGGCGGCGCGGCGAACAACAGCCGCGGTGCGCTGGGcccgagcgccaggccggcgcgagttACACCTCGAGACGCCCGGCCGGCGCGGGCTACACCGGCCACCCCtacgaccactgcgccatctggtagCGATCGTCGGGCACCCAGTCCGCGTGCGTGTCTTTCTCCTCCCTAG
- the LOC124551177 gene encoding uncharacterized protein LOC124551177, whose product MRGGAVRKGPLSALDKAVKAAVKSWLFLPQRASTEQLYLALGEGGCGLTPLADAADISTIVHGFRMLHCDDATVRDIAWATLTTAARRRLGREPSRSDLATYLSGSTEGDFARDGGDIQSLWTRVRNATRRLAPRGVTWRWSELLSELQVEVGGRPAIADDAEHGGIGGVTQPATEGAAPGTTRHLEDGGDAPQLDDDSVGRTANTGVEHVRVGGGAKRLLSRTLRECLRQRLRHILLRKPDQGKVFECTRESTASNHFIAGGKYTRFADWRFIHRARLGVVPLNGCRRFDGRANNNKACRRCGHNNETLPHVINACMVHSAALQYRHNAVLNRLATAVAGRPRRGNTAVPDIRINQAVIGDSSGLRPDLVITDEAAKSVTIVDVTIPFENRRIALDNARQLKRIKYADVARGLAARGYSVTVDALVVGSLGAWDRQNDAVLRHLGIASRYCQLMRRLMVSDTIKWSRDIYVEHITGHRQYVSP is encoded by the coding sequence ATGCGGGGCGGAGCGGTACGCAAGGGGCCGCTATCTGCACTCGACAAGGCAGTGAAAGCGGCTGTCAAATCTTGGCTGTTCCTCCCACAGCGTGCGTCCACCGAACAGCTGTACCTCGCGCTGGGAGAGGGAGGATGCGGCCTGACGCCGCTCGCGGACGCTGCGGACATCTCGACGATCGTCCACGGCTTCCGCATGCTGCACTGCGACGACGCCACCGTCCGAGACATCGCCTGGGCCACACTAACTACGGCCGCGCGCCGCCGACTGGGGAGGGAGCCGAGTCGTTCCGACTTGGCCACCTACCTTAGTGGCAGCACTGAGGGTGACTTCGCACGCGACGGAGGTGACATCCAGTCACTGTGGACGCGCGTCAGGAACGCCACAAGGCGCCTAGCGCCGCGTGGCGTCACCTGGCGCTGGAGTGAGCTGCTTTCTGAGTTGCAGGTGGAGGTCGGCGGCCGACCCGCCATCGCTGACGACGCGGAACACGGCGGCATCGGAGGGGTGACGCAGCCGGCCACGGAGGGGGCGGCGCCTGGGACTACACGACACCTCGAAGATGGCGGCGATGCACCGCAACTCGATGATGACAGCGTGGGACGCACCGCCAACACTGGCGTCGAGCATGTCCGGGTGGGAGGGGGCGCCAAACGGCTCCTCTCGCGGACGCTCCGCGAGTGTCTGAGGCAGCGCCTGCGCCACATCCTACTCAGGAAACCGGACCAGGGGAAGGTGTTCGAGTGTACCAGGGAGTCCACAGCGTCCAACCACTTCATAGCGGGAGGCAAATACACCCGCTTCGCAGACTGGCGCTTTATCCATCGCGCCAGGCTCGGAGTCGTGCCTCTGAACGGTTGTCGCCGCTTTGATGGGCGGGCAAACAACAACAAAGCCTGCCGACGCTGTGGCCACAACAACGAGACGCTCCCGCACGTGATTAACGCGTGCATGGTGCACTCAGCAGCCCTGCAGTATCGCCACAACGCGGTCCTCAACCGCCTCGCGACAGCAGTCGCTGGGCGGCCAAGAAGAGGAAACACTGCTGTTCCTGACATCAGGATCAACCAAGCCGTCATAGGGGACAGCAGTGGGCTGCGTCCGGACCTCGTAATAACCGACGAGGCCGCGAAGTCTGTGACCATCGTCGATGTGACGATCCCCTTTGAAAATAGGCGGATTGCGCTCGACAACGCTCGGCAACTGAAGAGGATAAAGTACGCCGACGTTGCGCGCGGATTAGCCGCTCGCGGCTATTCTGTCACTGTCGACGCCCTGGTTGTCGGCAGTCTGGGGGCGTGGGACCGCCAGAACGATGCAGTGCTTCGGCACCTAGGCATCGCTAGCCGCTACTGCCAACTGATGCGGCGGCTGATGGTGTCTGACACCATCAAGTGGTCCCGCGACATTTACGTGGAACACATTACTGGCCACCGCCAGTATGTGTCCCCCTAG